TCATCAACACCCGAAGGAGAAACCATATGAAGACGATCCAATTTCTCAAGGCAGCAGGTAGCATTGCTTGTGTCGCATTCGCACTGAACGCTACGGCGCAGACCAGCGCCTCGGCGCCGTCGGCGGCGTCGGAAACCATCGGCCAGCACGTCGACGACGGCACCATCACCACCAAGGCCAAGGCCGATCTGCTCGCGGCCAAGAACGTCAAGTCGACCCATATCCACGTGAAGACCCGCAAGGGCGTGGTGTGGCTCACGGGCTCGGTGCCTTCGTCCGACGACAAGGCCGCGGCCGGCGAAGTGGTCGAAGCCGTCAAGGGCGTGTCGAGCGTGAAGAACCATCTGAAGATCGCCGCCGAATAAGATTGGGCGATGTGACGGGCGGGCGCCGGTTAGCACCGGTCCCTTCCCGCTGCGCTCCAGCGGAACACAGCCAAGCCGTTCGCCCTGCGCGAACGGTTCAGACTGCTGACAAAGTACCCCCAAAGCCTGGCCTTGCGTCGGGCTTTGTCGTTTAATTGGGGCATGCTGAAGACACCGACGCCCATGCAGCACGAACTCGAGATGGTGACGCTCGAGGAACTCGTGCCGAAGGACCACCTGCTGCGCCAGATCGACGCGGCGGTGGATTTCGAATTCATCCGTGAGAAGGTGGCGCACCTGTATTGCGCGGACAACGGGCGCCCAGCGCTCGATCCGGTGGTGATGTTCAAATTGCTGTTCATCGGCTACCTGTTCGGGGTACGCAGTGAGCGCCAGCTCATGCGCGAGGTGCAGGTCAACGTGGCCTACCGGTGGTTTGCACGCTTTCGGCTCACGGACCGGGTGCCTGACGCCTCGACGTTCTCGCAGAACCGGCGACGGCGCTTCACCGACACGACGGTCTACCAGGAGATCTTCGACGCAATCGTGCAGCAGGCGATCGGGCGCGGCATGGTCGAGGGACGGGTGCTCTACACCGACAGCACCCACCTGAAGGCGAACGCCAACAAGCGCAAGTTTGATCTGGTGCAGCTCGAACAGGCGCCTTCGGCTTATCTGGCGGCGCTGGACGCTGCGGTCGATGCGGACCGGGCAGCGCACGATAAGAAGCCGCTGCGGCGCGACGAACGCAAAGGCCCCGACGACGATGAGGGCTCGAGGTCGGCTGCCACACCGGAGCGCAAGGAAACGAAGGTCAGCCGCACCGACCCGGACAGCGGCTACATGGTGCGCGACGACAAGCCCACGGGCTTCTTCTACCTGGATCAC
This genomic stretch from Paraburkholderia bryophila harbors:
- a CDS encoding BON domain-containing protein, coding for MKTIQFLKAAGSIACVAFALNATAQTSASAPSAASETIGQHVDDGTITTKAKADLLAAKNVKSTHIHVKTRKGVVWLTGSVPSSDDKAAAGEVVEAVKGVSSVKNHLKIAAE